The following coding sequences lie in one Rhodohalobacter barkolensis genomic window:
- a CDS encoding MBL fold metallo-hydrolase encodes MNSLKIGNLELFPVETGRFRLDGGAMFGVVPKTLWSRQIPADDKNRIPMAMRCMLVKSQKTDRIYLIDNGCGNKFNEKMEKIYSLDYEHSNLIDSLSQIGVNPEEITDMVYTHLHFDHCGGTTDYDQEGNLVEVFPNATYHVNKRHWETANHPNDRETASFFPENIDPIKNSGRLNLTEDNCEFEEGFKTVVMDGHTEGQQLPHFTDGKKTIIYSADLFPTFAHIPLPWIMGYDMKPLQTLKEKKAFLKEAVENQWYIYMEHDAEHEIITINEENGKYAMDQSMKISDIE; translated from the coding sequence ATGAATAGTTTAAAAATTGGAAACCTCGAGCTCTTTCCCGTAGAAACCGGAAGATTCAGATTGGATGGAGGTGCTATGTTTGGTGTAGTACCTAAAACATTATGGAGCCGTCAAATACCGGCAGATGATAAAAACCGAATTCCGATGGCCATGCGCTGTATGCTGGTTAAATCTCAAAAAACGGATCGGATTTACCTGATTGATAACGGCTGTGGAAATAAGTTTAATGAGAAGATGGAGAAGATCTATTCGCTGGATTATGAACACAGTAATTTGATCGATTCATTGAGTCAAATTGGAGTTAACCCTGAAGAAATTACGGATATGGTTTACACTCATCTCCATTTTGACCACTGCGGAGGTACTACAGATTATGATCAGGAGGGAAATCTGGTGGAGGTTTTTCCTAATGCTACCTACCACGTGAATAAACGTCACTGGGAAACTGCAAATCATCCCAATGATCGTGAAACTGCCAGTTTTTTTCCTGAAAATATCGATCCCATTAAGAATAGCGGTCGATTAAATCTCACCGAAGATAATTGTGAATTCGAGGAAGGATTTAAAACCGTAGTAATGGATGGTCATACAGAAGGTCAACAGCTGCCACATTTTACAGACGGAAAGAAGACCATTATCTATTCTGCGGACCTCTTCCCTACCTTCGCTCACATACCCCTGCCGTGGATTATGGGATACGATATGAAACCACTTCAAACCCTGAAAGAGAAGAAAGCGTTTTTGAAGGAGGCCGTGGAAAATCAATGGTACATCTACATGGAACACGATGCAGAACACGAAATCATTACGATAAATGAGGAGAATGGAAAATATGCCATGGATCAATCCATGAAGATCTCCGACATCGAATAA
- a CDS encoding cytochrome C oxidase subunit IV family protein encodes MSGHHISSAKFLWGIAIALFFLTFVTVAVTWIEIPDPWNVVVAIGIAIVKALLVLLFFMNLYWDSKFNSLLFVFSIIFFLLLIGITLLDTLFRIDPIPSF; translated from the coding sequence ATGAGTGGACATCATATTTCATCAGCCAAGTTTTTGTGGGGAATTGCAATTGCCCTGTTTTTCCTAACATTTGTTACGGTTGCCGTTACCTGGATTGAAATTCCTGATCCCTGGAATGTAGTAGTGGCTATCGGTATTGCAATTGTAAAAGCGTTGTTGGTACTTCTCTTTTTCATGAACCTTTATTGGGACAGTAAATTCAACAGTTTACTCTTTGTTTTTTCAATCATCTTCTTCCTGCTCCTGATTGGAATTACGCTGCTGGATACCCTATTCAGAATTGATCCAATACCAAGTTTCTAA
- a CDS encoding cytochrome c oxidase subunit 3 family protein yields the protein MSSTSAIEEKRLDHVQHHFVDSDQQFESAKMGMWVFIVTEVLMFGGLFAAYIAYRAWYPELYLEASTQLNAFWGGVNTLVLIGSSLTVAMAIRSAQLNQIKGLIINLYITIGLALTFMVIKYFEYSEKLYKGIAPGSYYTYDGLEHEKANIFFSIYYMMTGLHGVHVTIGIALMIWLVIKAKKNVFHEGYYTPVEITGLYWHLVDIIWIFLFPLLYLID from the coding sequence ATGTCATCAACTTCTGCTATTGAAGAAAAAAGGCTTGATCACGTTCAACACCACTTTGTTGACAGTGATCAACAGTTCGAATCCGCAAAAATGGGAATGTGGGTATTTATTGTGACTGAAGTTCTCATGTTTGGAGGACTTTTTGCCGCATATATCGCCTATCGTGCCTGGTATCCCGAACTCTACCTTGAGGCATCCACTCAACTGAATGCTTTTTGGGGCGGTGTGAATACACTGGTGCTTATCGGTAGCTCACTCACGGTAGCCATGGCCATTCGTTCAGCCCAGCTGAATCAGATCAAGGGATTGATCATCAACCTATATATTACCATTGGATTAGCTTTAACCTTTATGGTGATTAAATACTTTGAGTACTCTGAGAAGCTTTATAAGGGAATTGCACCCGGAAGTTATTACACATATGATGGATTGGAGCACGAAAAAGCGAATATCTTTTTTAGTATCTACTACATGATGACCGGTCTTCACGGGGTTCACGTAACCATTGGTATCGCGCTTATGATCTGGCTGGTTATCAAGGCGAAAAAGAATGTGTTTCACGAAGGATACTACACACCTGTAGAAATCACCGGATTATACTGGCACCTCGTGGATATCATCTGGATTTTCCTCTTTCCATTACTCTATCTGATCGACTAA
- the ctaD gene encoding cytochrome c oxidase subunit I: protein MATSEASNTTYKKIQVRRYKPDENPEKHYLNEEKGLWAWLTTVDHKKIGLMYLASIALFFLVGGILALVLRTELWTPARNFLDADMYNQVFTLHGAIMIFFFLVPSVPTVLGNFVLPLQLGAKDVAFPRLNLASFYIYVIGALFTLTAILTGGVDTGWTFYTPYSATTSGNVLLMTLGIFILGFSSILTGVNFIVTIHKMRSPGITWAKLPLNLWALYATSIIQILATPVLAITLLLLAMERALGIGIFDPNMGGDPVLYQHFFWFYSHPAVYIMIVPGFGIVSEVISTFSKKIIFGYWAIALSSLAIAFIGFLVWGHHMFTAGQSSLANMVFSFLTFMVGIPTGIKIFNWLATMYKGSIDLKAPMLYIMIFLFLFTIGGFTGIMLGALSVDIHLHDTYYVVAHFHYVMVGGMVMAFLGGIHYWWPKMFGKMYSEIWARIAAGFIFIGFNMTFLPQFIMGSQGMPRRYFNYIEQFQPFHQTSTIGAYIMGVGFLIIAFYLIHSLFKGKRAGSNPWGSRALEWQTASPPPLHNFEHVPVIINGPYDYHKPMSEFQLGVASSHNGHHAEETVNVPESSVQDKV from the coding sequence ATGGCTACATCCGAAGCATCCAATACGACTTACAAAAAAATACAGGTCCGGCGTTATAAGCCGGATGAAAATCCTGAAAAACATTATCTCAACGAAGAAAAAGGACTTTGGGCCTGGTTAACAACAGTAGACCATAAAAAGATTGGTCTGATGTACCTGGCTTCGATTGCCTTGTTTTTCCTTGTAGGAGGAATTCTGGCTTTGGTTCTTAGAACCGAACTCTGGACACCTGCCCGAAACTTCCTTGATGCCGACATGTACAATCAGGTATTTACATTGCATGGCGCCATCATGATTTTCTTTTTTCTGGTTCCATCCGTTCCAACCGTTCTGGGTAACTTTGTCTTACCCCTTCAGCTTGGAGCAAAAGACGTGGCTTTCCCTCGCCTGAACCTTGCAAGTTTCTATATCTACGTAATCGGTGCACTATTTACACTTACCGCTATATTGACAGGCGGTGTTGATACCGGATGGACATTCTATACGCCTTACAGTGCTACAACAAGCGGTAATGTGTTATTGATGACCCTTGGGATATTTATTCTCGGTTTTTCCTCCATATTAACGGGTGTAAACTTCATTGTTACGATTCATAAAATGCGCTCACCGGGCATCACCTGGGCTAAACTCCCACTAAACCTCTGGGCACTTTATGCAACATCCATTATTCAGATTTTAGCAACACCTGTACTTGCAATTACACTTCTTCTTCTCGCTATGGAGAGAGCATTGGGTATAGGTATTTTTGATCCTAATATGGGAGGTGATCCCGTGCTATATCAGCACTTTTTCTGGTTCTACTCCCACCCTGCCGTATATATTATGATTGTACCCGGCTTTGGAATTGTCTCTGAAGTAATCTCTACCTTTTCCAAGAAAATTATATTTGGGTATTGGGCGATTGCACTCTCTTCTCTGGCAATTGCATTTATAGGGTTCCTTGTTTGGGGCCACCACATGTTTACAGCAGGTCAGTCATCATTGGCCAACATGGTATTCTCATTCTTAACCTTTATGGTAGGTATTCCAACCGGAATTAAGATTTTTAACTGGCTGGCCACGATGTACAAAGGTTCGATCGATTTAAAGGCTCCTATGCTATATATCATGATCTTCCTGTTCCTGTTCACCATCGGTGGATTTACCGGAATCATGCTCGGCGCTCTTTCCGTAGATATTCACCTGCACGATACCTACTATGTAGTTGCTCACTTTCATTACGTGATGGTTGGCGGTATGGTGATGGCTTTTCTCGGAGGTATTCACTACTGGTGGCCTAAGATGTTCGGAAAGATGTACAGTGAAATTTGGGCACGAATAGCTGCTGGATTTATCTTTATTGGATTTAACATGACATTCCTTCCGCAGTTTATCATGGGATCTCAGGGAATGCCACGAAGATACTTCAACTACATTGAGCAGTTTCAACCATTCCATCAAACATCTACAATAGGTGCTTACATCATGGGGGTTGGTTTCCTGATTATTGCTTTCTACCTCATTCATTCCCTTTTTAAGGGGAAACGAGCCGGATCTAACCCTTGGGGAAGCCGGGCTCTCGAATGGCAAACAGCATCTCCACCGCCGCTGCATAACTTTGAACATGTACCGGTAATAATTAACGGACCTTACGACTATCATAAACCGATGTCGGAATTCCAGTTGGGAGTTGCATCTTCACACAACGGGCACCACGCAGAAGAAACGGTGAACGTACCGGAATCATCAGTACAAGATAAAGTGTAA
- the coxB gene encoding cytochrome c oxidase subunit II translates to MNRLIEYMLPPAKSTMAGETDALFYFINVTSFILLFGITVAIILFAWKYRRKSEDDITPVISHNNKLEITWSVIPLILVIIVFGWGYSTYVKNITPPSDAYEIRVVGKSWLWEFHYDDGTVSVNELHVPVDRPVKLVMSSDDVLHSFYIPDYRVKKDVLPNRYTSVWFEATEEGESVIFCTEYCGTSHSNMLATTIVHSEEDFQTWLESGGGDDEDMSPAERGEMLIERNACATCHSTDGSRLTGPSFQGAWGSEVPLENGETVEFDENYVRESILEPNAKVHEGFQGVMPSYAGTLDDRQIDAIIEYIKTLQ, encoded by the coding sequence ATGAATAGACTTATTGAATATATGCTTCCCCCGGCAAAAAGTACGATGGCCGGCGAAACAGATGCATTGTTCTACTTCATCAATGTTACCAGCTTTATTCTTCTCTTTGGAATAACCGTTGCAATAATACTCTTTGCCTGGAAATACAGGAGAAAATCTGAAGATGATATTACACCGGTTATTTCTCATAACAACAAGCTCGAGATTACGTGGTCGGTTATACCGCTAATTTTGGTGATCATTGTATTTGGATGGGGTTATAGCACCTATGTGAAAAATATCACCCCTCCTTCTGATGCCTACGAAATCCGAGTTGTAGGTAAAAGCTGGCTTTGGGAATTCCATTACGATGATGGCACCGTAAGTGTTAACGAACTGCATGTTCCTGTAGACAGGCCGGTGAAACTGGTTATGAGTTCAGACGATGTACTACACTCCTTTTATATTCCGGATTACAGAGTAAAAAAAGACGTACTACCCAATCGTTATACCTCTGTATGGTTTGAAGCCACTGAAGAGGGTGAATCTGTAATATTCTGTACTGAGTATTGCGGAACATCTCACTCAAATATGCTTGCAACTACAATTGTTCATTCTGAAGAAGATTTTCAAACATGGCTGGAATCGGGTGGCGGAGATGATGAAGATATGTCACCTGCAGAAAGAGGTGAAATGCTTATTGAGCGTAATGCATGTGCTACCTGCCACTCCACAGACGGATCCAGACTTACAGGTCCATCCTTTCAGGGAGCGTGGGGATCTGAAGTACCTCTCGAAAACGGCGAAACAGTAGAGTTTGATGAAAACTATGTTCGTGAAAGTATCCTGGAGCCAAATGCGAAAGTACACGAAGGTTTCCAGGGAGTTATGCCTTCTTATGCAGGTACTCTCGACGACCGACAGATTGATGCAATCATTGAGTATATAAAAACCTTACAATAG
- a CDS encoding SCO family protein, with product MKYTLRIAIWVSVFFIFSAGSVSAQLNQSKPQILEDIGVDEKLGDNIPLDLKFANSEGDSVRLGDLLESGKPVLLNPLYYECPTLCSLVLDAVYKVVDQLVWSPGDDYTIISFSIDPEEGPDLAAQNKRSYLESLDRPNADEGWHFLTGNQQNIEALTESIGFKYKYDEETGEYLHLASIMLLSPEGKITRYLYGATFRELDLRNALHESADGKIGSAIDQVVLYCFTYDPSSQSYVPVAMNIMKLGGLATVIILGIFLGIFWRRERRSTQSSKITTENE from the coding sequence ATGAAGTACACACTGAGAATCGCAATTTGGGTTTCAGTGTTTTTCATTTTTTCAGCCGGCTCAGTATCTGCTCAGTTAAATCAATCAAAACCGCAAATACTCGAAGACATTGGTGTTGATGAAAAACTCGGAGATAATATTCCTCTTGATCTTAAATTTGCCAACTCTGAAGGCGATTCAGTTCGATTGGGTGATCTCCTAGAAAGTGGAAAACCTGTTCTTTTAAATCCTCTTTATTATGAGTGCCCTACTCTTTGCAGTTTGGTACTCGATGCTGTATATAAAGTTGTTGATCAGCTTGTGTGGTCGCCCGGTGATGACTACACCATTATTTCATTTAGTATAGATCCGGAAGAAGGACCCGATTTGGCTGCTCAAAACAAAAGATCTTATTTAGAATCACTCGACAGGCCTAACGCTGATGAAGGATGGCATTTTTTAACAGGTAATCAACAAAATATTGAAGCTCTGACAGAATCGATTGGCTTCAAGTATAAGTATGATGAAGAAACAGGTGAGTATCTTCATCTGGCAAGTATCATGCTTTTGAGCCCTGAAGGTAAAATTACCCGGTATCTATATGGAGCTACGTTCAGAGAATTGGATTTGCGAAATGCACTCCATGAATCTGCAGACGGAAAAATCGGTTCAGCCATCGATCAAGTCGTTTTATACTGTTTTACTTACGATCCGTCATCGCAAAGTTATGTACCGGTTGCGATGAATATTATGAAACTTGGTGGCTTGGCTACCGTGATTATTCTGGGTATATTTCTTGGAATTTTTTGGAGGCGCGAACGCCGTTCTACACAATCCTCAAAAATAACTACTGAAAATGAATAG
- a CDS encoding c-type cytochrome has translation MKLNTARICALLLISVMMMSCRGQKSEKPPIHPQQNMDFQDRFNAQESNPFFADGRAMRTPVEGTVARGQLRHDTALYEGVDENGDYINEIPFDLTESFLYRGKDKFEVYCQMCHGGTGNGQGIIMTGGYGYVPAPTFHREDSYNMPDGEIYSAIANGIRNMPAYASQIKVEDRWAIVAYVRALQRSQNVPESEMEQYDVDLAQLQQEDEARRAREEELAEQRAAASGEEEVSAARGEQLITANACNACHSVDGSRLVGPSFEGLYGAERNFADGSSTVADEEYIRESIIEPGAKVVESYDNVMAPYSYLSDGEIQSIIEYLKTISDN, from the coding sequence ATGAAATTAAACACAGCCAGAATATGTGCCCTTTTATTGATCTCGGTCATGATGATGTCATGCCGTGGTCAAAAATCTGAAAAACCACCGATTCATCCTCAACAGAATATGGATTTTCAGGATAGATTTAATGCTCAGGAATCCAATCCATTCTTTGCAGATGGTCGGGCAATGCGTACCCCTGTTGAAGGTACTGTAGCCCGTGGGCAACTTCGCCACGATACGGCTTTGTATGAGGGAGTTGATGAAAACGGTGATTATATCAACGAAATCCCATTTGATTTGACTGAATCATTCCTTTACAGAGGAAAAGACAAATTTGAAGTTTATTGCCAGATGTGTCACGGCGGAACCGGGAATGGACAGGGTATCATTATGACCGGCGGATATGGATATGTACCTGCTCCCACTTTCCACAGAGAAGACAGTTACAATATGCCGGATGGTGAGATTTACTCAGCCATTGCAAACGGTATTCGAAACATGCCGGCTTACGCTTCACAGATCAAAGTTGAAGACAGATGGGCAATTGTAGCCTATGTAAGAGCTCTGCAACGCAGCCAAAACGTTCCTGAATCTGAAATGGAACAATACGATGTGGATTTAGCACAACTACAGCAGGAAGATGAAGCGCGCAGAGCGCGTGAGGAAGAACTTGCTGAACAACGTGCTGCAGCAAGCGGCGAAGAAGAAGTTTCAGCGGCTCGTGGAGAGCAGCTCATTACAGCAAATGCCTGTAACGCCTGCCACTCAGTAGATGGTTCAAGGTTGGTAGGACCAAGTTTTGAAGGATTGTATGGAGCTGAAAGGAATTTTGCAGACGGTTCATCAACAGTCGCGGATGAAGAGTACATCAGAGAATCTATTATAGAGCCGGGTGCTAAGGTTGTAGAAAGCTATGACAATGTAATGGCCCCCTACTCTTACCTTTCTGATGGTGAAATCCAATCCATTATAGAGTACTTAAAAACAATTTCTGATAATTAA
- a CDS encoding DUF3341 domain-containing protein, translated as MSKSTVENNMYGVLAEFRNPKELVDAAKMINQNGYKKFDTFSPFPIHGIDKAMNLPKSKLGWIVISHGLIGLIGSFAMIYFMMVADYPLNISGKTLLNIPAWIPVIFELTVLLSAFGAVFGMFFLNGLPKFNHPLFNSDNFAKVTDDGFFVCIEAADPQFDADKVQSMLKDAGGTNIEEIYDN; from the coding sequence ATGAGTAAATCAACTGTAGAAAATAATATGTATGGTGTACTCGCCGAGTTTAGAAATCCTAAAGAACTCGTTGACGCAGCCAAAATGATCAATCAGAACGGATATAAGAAGTTTGATACATTCAGCCCGTTCCCTATTCACGGTATCGATAAGGCTATGAATCTTCCGAAATCCAAATTGGGATGGATTGTAATTTCACACGGATTGATCGGGTTAATCGGTTCATTTGCCATGATCTATTTTATGATGGTTGCCGACTACCCTCTCAATATCAGTGGTAAAACATTACTGAATATCCCGGCATGGATTCCTGTAATTTTTGAATTGACCGTGCTTCTATCCGCTTTCGGTGCAGTTTTTGGAATGTTTTTCTTAAATGGGCTGCCAAAATTCAATCATCCGCTTTTTAATTCAGATAATTTCGCCAAAGTTACGGATGATGGGTTTTTTGTATGTATTGAAGCTGCTGATCCACAATTTGATGCAGATAAAGTACAAAGTATGCTGAAAGATGCCGGTGGCACCAATATTGAAGAGATTTACGATAATTAA
- the nrfD gene encoding NrfD/PsrC family molybdoenzyme membrane anchor subunit, with the protein MSKTYEYVTEPALVKGNHDFKSLTALITDINMRPTPKGWYIAFGISNILLFVLLFSIGYLIWEGTGIWGLNAPAGWGWAIINFVWWVGIGHAGTLISAILFLFRQDWRTAINRFAEAMTIFAVMCAGIFPAIHVGRIWVIYWVFPLPNQMAMWPNFNSPLLWDVFAVSTYFTVSLLFWYVGLVPDLATIRDRIKSKLGKTIYGTFALGWRGSNRHWWNYEKSYMILAGLATPLVLSVHTIVSFDFAVSLIPGWHTTIFPPYFVAGAVFSGFAMVLTLMIIVRKIYGLEEIMTLDHIEKMNIIIMVTGSMVGFAYLMEFFIAWYSGVEYEKAIFILRATGPYAWAYWIMITCNVISPQVFWSKKLRRNVAFTFFISIVVNIGMWFERFVIAVTSLSTDFLPSSWGYYSPTFWDVITYVGTFGLFFTFFLLFLRFLPMVAVAEIKAVIPQADPHNYDENGEFNPPKVEIPEPIKDSAQKG; encoded by the coding sequence ATGAGTAAAACGTACGAATACGTTACTGAACCCGCTCTTGTAAAGGGGAATCACGATTTTAAGAGTCTTACAGCGCTTATTACCGATATTAATATGCGTCCCACGCCTAAAGGCTGGTACATTGCATTCGGTATTTCCAATATTCTGCTGTTTGTTCTTCTTTTTTCCATTGGATACCTCATTTGGGAAGGAACCGGAATTTGGGGGTTGAACGCCCCTGCAGGATGGGGATGGGCTATTATTAACTTTGTATGGTGGGTCGGTATCGGTCACGCCGGTACACTGATTTCCGCCATACTTTTCTTGTTCCGTCAAGATTGGAGAACGGCCATTAACCGTTTTGCGGAGGCAATGACCATCTTTGCCGTAATGTGTGCGGGTATATTCCCTGCCATCCACGTCGGTCGAATTTGGGTCATCTATTGGGTTTTCCCACTGCCCAATCAAATGGCCATGTGGCCCAACTTTAACTCCCCGCTACTTTGGGACGTATTTGCCGTATCAACCTATTTTACCGTTTCACTTCTCTTCTGGTATGTAGGCCTTGTTCCTGACCTTGCCACAATCAGAGACAGAATTAAAAGCAAACTTGGCAAAACCATTTACGGTACCTTTGCCCTCGGTTGGAGAGGAAGTAACCGCCATTGGTGGAATTATGAAAAATCATACATGATTCTTGCAGGGCTGGCTACTCCGCTGGTACTTTCTGTACACACCATTGTATCCTTCGACTTTGCCGTTTCCCTCATTCCGGGTTGGCACACCACCATTTTTCCACCTTATTTCGTTGCCGGTGCGGTATTCTCCGGTTTTGCGATGGTATTGACACTCATGATCATTGTGCGGAAAATTTATGGTCTCGAAGAGATTATGACCCTTGATCACATCGAGAAAATGAATATCATTATTATGGTTACCGGTTCAATGGTCGGTTTTGCCTATCTGATGGAATTCTTTATTGCATGGTATAGCGGTGTTGAGTACGAGAAAGCAATTTTTATACTTCGGGCAACCGGACCCTATGCCTGGGCTTACTGGATTATGATTACATGTAATGTGATCTCTCCTCAGGTATTCTGGTCTAAGAAATTACGGCGTAATGTAGCTTTTACATTTTTCATATCGATCGTAGTGAATATCGGGATGTGGTTTGAACGATTTGTGATTGCTGTAACCTCACTATCAACCGATTTCCTTCCATCGTCTTGGGGTTACTATTCGCCAACATTTTGGGACGTAATTACTTACGTTGGGACATTTGGACTGTTCTTTACATTCTTCTTGCTTTTTCTTCGATTCCTGCCAATGGTTGCAGTAGCAGAGATAAAAGCTGTAATACCGCAAGCAGACCCTCATAACTATGATGAGAATGGAGAGTTCAATCCTCCTAAAGTAGAAATTCCGGAACCTATTAAAGATTCTGCACAAAAAGGATAA